Proteins encoded by one window of Streptacidiphilus sp. PB12-B1b:
- the disA gene encoding DNA integrity scanning diadenylate cyclase DisA, translating into MRASLSAVAPGTPLRDGLERVLRGRTGGLIVLGFDKQVEALSTGGFVLDVEFSATRLRELCKLDGAVVLDKDITRIVRAGVQLVPDATIPTEETGTRHRTAERVNKQTGYPVVSVSQSMRLIALYVNGVRRVIEDSAAILSRANQALATLERYKLRLDEVAGTLSALEIEDLVTVRDVSAVAQRLELVRRIAGEIAGYVVELGTDGRLLSLQLEELIAGVEPDRELVARDYFPDRAAKRGRTVNDVLADLDALSHPELLELQTVAKALGYPGTPEALDTAVSPRGYRLLAKVPRLPNTVIERLIEHFGGLQKLLAASLDDLQAVEGVGETRARSVREGLSRLAESSILERYV; encoded by the coding sequence ATGCGGGCCTCGCTCAGCGCCGTAGCCCCTGGCACGCCCCTGCGCGACGGCCTGGAGCGGGTGCTGCGCGGCCGCACCGGCGGGCTGATCGTGCTCGGCTTCGACAAGCAGGTGGAGGCGCTGAGCACCGGCGGCTTCGTGCTGGACGTCGAGTTCTCGGCGACCCGGCTGCGCGAGCTGTGCAAGCTGGACGGCGCGGTCGTCCTCGACAAGGACATCACCCGGATCGTCCGGGCCGGGGTCCAGCTCGTCCCGGACGCCACCATCCCCACCGAGGAGACCGGCACCCGGCACCGCACCGCCGAGCGCGTCAACAAGCAGACCGGCTACCCGGTGGTCTCGGTCAGCCAGTCGATGCGGCTGATCGCGCTGTACGTCAACGGCGTGCGCCGGGTCATCGAGGACTCCGCGGCGATCCTCTCCCGCGCCAACCAGGCCCTGGCCACGCTGGAGCGCTACAAGCTGCGCCTGGACGAAGTGGCCGGCACCCTCTCCGCCCTGGAGATCGAGGACCTGGTGACGGTCCGTGATGTCTCCGCCGTCGCCCAGCGGCTGGAGCTGGTCCGCCGCATCGCCGGGGAGATCGCGGGCTACGTGGTGGAGTTGGGCACCGACGGCCGGCTGCTGTCGCTCCAGCTGGAGGAGCTGATCGCCGGGGTCGAGCCGGACCGCGAACTGGTCGCCCGGGACTACTTCCCGGACCGCGCCGCCAAGCGGGGCCGCACCGTCAACGACGTCCTCGCCGACTTGGACGCGCTCTCCCACCCCGAGCTGCTGGAGCTGCAGACGGTCGCCAAGGCGCTGGGCTACCCGGGCACCCCGGAGGCCCTGGACACCGCCGTCAGCCCGCGCGGCTACCGGCTGCTGGCCAAGGTCCCGCGGCTGCCCAACACCGTCATCGAGCGGCTGATCGAGCACTTCGGCGGGCTGCAGAAGCTGCTCGCCGCCAGCCTCGACGACCTCCAGGCCGTCGAGGGCGTCGGCGAGACCCGTGCCCGCTCGGTCCGCGAGGGGCTGTCCCGGCTGGCCGAGTCGTCCATCCTGGAACGCTACGTCTGA
- a CDS encoding A/G-specific adenine glycosylase translates to MNTNAALSAPRLHREILAWYAANARELPWREPDAGAWAVMVSEFMLQQTSVKRVLPLYAEWLERWPTPAALAADPPGEAVRAWGRLGYPRRALRLHAAATAIVERHGGSVPTDHAELLSLPGVGEYTAAAVASFAFRQRHAVLDTNVRRVLARLVDGTEFPPTATTAAERRTAAALLPDDPETAATWGVAVMELGALVCTARSPECSRCPVSAQCAWRLAGSPAHDGPPRRGQTYAGTDRQVRGKLLAVLRATRAEVAQADLDAVWPDQVQRARALDGLVADGLVEPVAPGVYRLPGGAPVPVGDLRGHANLLADRLVPAPDAR, encoded by the coding sequence ATGAACACGAACGCCGCCCTCTCCGCCCCGCGCCTCCACCGCGAGATCCTCGCCTGGTACGCCGCCAACGCCCGCGAACTCCCCTGGCGCGAGCCGGACGCCGGCGCCTGGGCGGTGATGGTCAGCGAGTTCATGCTCCAGCAGACCTCGGTGAAGCGGGTGCTGCCCCTGTACGCCGAGTGGCTGGAGCGCTGGCCGACGCCGGCGGCGCTGGCCGCCGACCCGCCCGGCGAGGCCGTCCGCGCCTGGGGGCGGCTGGGCTACCCGCGCCGGGCGCTGCGGCTGCACGCCGCCGCGACCGCGATCGTCGAGCGCCACGGCGGCTCGGTGCCGACCGACCACGCCGAGCTGCTGTCGCTGCCCGGCGTCGGCGAGTACACGGCCGCGGCCGTCGCCTCCTTCGCCTTCCGGCAGCGGCACGCCGTGCTGGACACCAACGTCCGCCGGGTGCTGGCCCGGCTCGTGGACGGCACCGAGTTCCCGCCGACCGCGACCACCGCCGCCGAGCGGCGCACCGCCGCCGCACTGCTGCCGGACGACCCGGAGACCGCCGCCACCTGGGGCGTCGCCGTGATGGAGCTGGGCGCGCTGGTGTGCACGGCCCGGTCGCCGGAGTGCTCACGCTGCCCGGTGTCGGCGCAGTGCGCCTGGCGGCTGGCGGGCAGCCCGGCGCACGACGGGCCGCCGCGCCGGGGGCAGACCTACGCCGGGACCGACCGCCAGGTGCGCGGGAAGCTGCTGGCGGTGCTGCGGGCGACCCGCGCCGAGGTGGCCCAGGCCGACCTGGACGCGGTCTGGCCGGACCAGGTGCAGCGGGCCCGGGCCCTGGACGGCCTGGTCGCGGACGGCCTGGTGGAGCCGGTCGCGCCCGGGGTCTACCGGCTCCCGGGCGGCGCGCCGGTGCCGGTGGGCGATCTGCGGGGACACGCCAACCTACTTGCCGACCGGCTAGTACCCGCGCCGGACGCGCGGTAA
- a CDS encoding TetR/AcrR family transcriptional regulator yields the protein MTTQTPRGDTRARIVDIALELFAEHGYEKTSLREIADRLGVTKAALYYHFRTKEDILAGIVDSMSAPIDEAIAWGEQQPYSPAVRDEIVRRFAEGMADRQRLLRFFHENQPTIRELSVGSRFKERMIKLTKLMQGPEPTFEDRVRAAVSLMVVNVTHFISDSVAEHDPAAPELPDPQTRQEVAVRVALDVAEQIGKPARS from the coding sequence ATGACGACCCAGACACCTCGCGGGGACACCCGGGCGCGCATTGTGGACATCGCTCTGGAGCTGTTCGCCGAGCACGGCTACGAGAAGACCTCGCTGCGCGAGATCGCCGACCGGCTCGGGGTGACCAAGGCCGCGCTGTACTACCACTTCCGCACCAAGGAGGACATCCTCGCCGGGATCGTGGACAGCATGTCCGCGCCCATCGACGAGGCCATCGCCTGGGGCGAGCAGCAGCCCTACAGCCCGGCCGTACGGGACGAGATCGTCCGCCGCTTCGCCGAGGGCATGGCCGACCGGCAGCGGCTGCTGCGCTTCTTCCACGAGAACCAGCCCACCATCCGCGAGCTGAGCGTCGGCAGCCGCTTCAAGGAGCGGATGATCAAGCTGACCAAGCTGATGCAGGGCCCCGAGCCGACCTTCGAGGACCGGGTCCGCGCGGCGGTGTCGCTGATGGTCGTCAACGTCACGCACTTCATCTCCGACTCGGTCGCCGAGCACGATCCGGCCGCCCCGGAGCTGCCCGACCCGCAGACCCGCCAGGAGGTCGCGGTACGGGTCGCGCTGGACGTCGCCGAGCAGATCGGCAAGCCCGCCCGGAGCTAG
- a CDS encoding aldehyde dehydrogenase family protein — protein sequence MTLQLKSGTSWAETYARCIRTAPEAFSPDRLLNLVRGDWHAVGTPGFHTTPLDGSPIPGPPRVGVEEAAAAVDFAIAEHERWASVPLDERAARVGAAVDALAEQRELLALLLVWEIGKPWRLACADVDRALDGVRWYLANIERQLGLHSDSPRRPLPGPVSNIASWNYPMSVQVHAELVQLLAGNAVIAKTPSQGGFHCLTLAHALMRRAGLPVSLLSGMGSEIADSLIRSPGLGALAFVGGRANGRRAATSLADLNRRHFLEQEGLNTWGVWDYSDWPTLAAHLRKGFEYAKQRCTAYPRYVVQRRLFPAFLETYLRVVGGLRFGHPLAVADDDPQTPFPELDFGPVIHAAKAKELARHFEQAVAARAVPLYRGSLAEGTFLPGQDTAAYLAPACVLEPPSSWALHHSEPFGPLDSIVLVDTEAELLAAMNAGNGSLVASIATDDEAFAARIAPDLLAFKIGVNKPRSRGDREEVFGGLGASWKGAFVGGDLLVQAVTHGPDGAEEKLYGNFPGYSLYPSR from the coding sequence GTGACCCTCCAGCTCAAATCCGGCACATCCTGGGCCGAGACCTACGCCCGTTGCATCCGGACCGCACCCGAGGCGTTCTCCCCGGACCGGCTGCTGAACCTGGTCCGCGGCGACTGGCACGCCGTCGGCACCCCCGGTTTCCACACCACGCCGCTGGACGGCAGCCCGATCCCGGGGCCGCCGCGCGTCGGCGTCGAGGAGGCGGCGGCCGCCGTCGACTTCGCCATCGCCGAGCACGAGCGCTGGGCCTCGGTACCGCTGGACGAGCGGGCGGCCCGGGTGGGCGCCGCCGTGGACGCCCTGGCCGAGCAGCGGGAGCTGCTGGCGCTGCTGCTGGTCTGGGAGATCGGCAAGCCCTGGAGGCTGGCCTGCGCCGACGTGGACCGGGCGCTGGACGGGGTGCGCTGGTACCTCGCCAACATCGAACGCCAGCTGGGGCTGCACTCCGACAGCCCGCGGCGTCCGCTGCCGGGCCCGGTGTCCAACATCGCCAGCTGGAACTACCCGATGAGCGTGCAGGTGCACGCCGAGCTGGTGCAGCTGCTGGCCGGGAACGCGGTCATCGCCAAGACCCCCTCGCAGGGCGGCTTCCACTGCCTGACCCTGGCCCACGCGCTGATGCGCCGGGCCGGGCTGCCGGTGTCGCTGCTCTCCGGCATGGGCTCGGAGATCGCCGACTCGCTGATCCGCTCCCCCGGCCTGGGCGCGCTGGCCTTCGTCGGCGGACGCGCCAACGGCCGCCGGGCCGCGACCTCGCTGGCGGATCTGAACCGCCGCCACTTCCTGGAGCAGGAGGGCCTGAACACCTGGGGCGTCTGGGACTACAGCGACTGGCCGACCCTGGCCGCCCACCTGCGCAAGGGCTTCGAGTACGCCAAGCAGCGCTGCACCGCCTACCCGCGCTACGTCGTCCAGCGCCGGCTGTTCCCGGCCTTCCTGGAGACCTACCTGAGGGTGGTCGGCGGGCTGCGCTTCGGGCATCCACTGGCGGTGGCCGACGACGACCCGCAGACGCCCTTCCCGGAGCTGGACTTCGGCCCGGTCATCCACGCGGCCAAGGCCAAGGAGCTGGCCCGCCACTTCGAGCAGGCGGTGGCTGCCCGCGCGGTCCCGCTGTACCGGGGCTCCCTGGCCGAGGGGACCTTCCTGCCCGGCCAGGACACCGCCGCCTACCTGGCCCCGGCCTGCGTGCTGGAGCCGCCGAGCAGCTGGGCGCTGCACCACTCCGAGCCGTTCGGGCCGCTGGACTCCATCGTCCTGGTGGACACCGAGGCGGAGCTGCTGGCGGCCATGAACGCCGGCAACGGCTCGCTGGTGGCCAGCATCGCCACCGACGACGAGGCGTTCGCCGCCCGGATCGCACCGGACCTGCTGGCCTTCAAGATCGGCGTCAACAAGCCCCGCTCGCGCGGCGACCGGGAGGAGGTCTTCGGCGGGCTCGGCGCCTCCTGGAAGGGCGCGTTCGTCGGCGGCGACCTGCTCGTCCAGGCGGTCACGCACGGGCCGGACGGCGCCGAGGAGAAGCTCTACGGCAACTTCCCCGGGTACTCGCTCTACCCCTCCCGCTGA
- a CDS encoding ferritin-like domain-containing protein: MTTHDRYANPVAEGLWTVPASGSARFTWEYDDGRDRLLALYQKGKDKQWDAAKRIDWSLEVDPYDPLGLPDESLTIHGTRYWDSFSPQNRAELRRHYASWQFSQFLHGEQGAMVCAARIVESVPDLDAKFYSATQTMDEARHAELYSRFLHEKIGMLYPINDNLQALLGDTLRDSRWDMPYLGMQVLIEGLALAAFGLIRDTTSKPLPKQLLAYVMQDEARHVAFGRMALRDYYSQLTRAELAEREDFVIEGCYLMRDRLRGTEVLENFGIPLADAEAISEQSEYLTFFRKLLFSRIVPCVKDIGLWGPRLQRAYLDMGVFELGDSNLDLLMQQDEDIAEQLDAERFAAEEAARIAEVEAAIASGAVAD; encoded by the coding sequence ATGACGACCCACGACCGCTACGCCAACCCCGTCGCCGAAGGCCTCTGGACCGTCCCGGCCTCCGGCTCCGCGCGCTTCACCTGGGAGTACGACGACGGCCGGGACCGGCTGCTGGCGCTCTACCAGAAGGGCAAGGACAAGCAGTGGGACGCGGCCAAGCGCATCGACTGGTCGCTGGAGGTCGATCCGTACGACCCGCTCGGCCTGCCCGACGAGTCGCTCACCATCCACGGCACCCGCTATTGGGACAGCTTCAGCCCGCAGAACCGGGCCGAACTGCGCCGGCACTACGCCTCCTGGCAGTTCAGCCAGTTCCTGCACGGCGAGCAGGGCGCGATGGTCTGCGCCGCCCGGATCGTCGAGTCCGTGCCCGATCTGGACGCCAAGTTCTACTCCGCGACCCAGACCATGGACGAGGCCCGCCACGCCGAGCTGTACTCCCGCTTCCTGCACGAGAAGATCGGCATGCTCTACCCGATCAACGACAACCTGCAGGCGCTGCTCGGCGACACCCTGCGCGACTCCCGCTGGGACATGCCCTACCTCGGCATGCAGGTGCTCATCGAGGGCCTGGCACTGGCCGCCTTCGGGCTGATCCGGGACACCACCAGCAAGCCGCTGCCCAAGCAGCTGCTCGCCTACGTCATGCAGGACGAGGCCCGGCACGTGGCCTTCGGCCGGATGGCGCTGCGCGACTACTACTCCCAGCTGACCCGCGCCGAGCTGGCCGAGCGGGAGGACTTCGTCATCGAGGGCTGCTACCTGATGCGGGACCGGCTGCGCGGCACGGAGGTGCTGGAGAACTTCGGCATCCCGCTCGCCGACGCGGAGGCCATCAGCGAGCAGAGCGAGTACCTGACCTTCTTCCGCAAGCTGCTGTTCTCCCGGATCGTGCCCTGCGTCAAGGACATCGGCCTGTGGGGACCGCGGCTCCAGCGGGCCTACCTGGACATGGGCGTCTTCGAGCTGGGCGACTCCAACCTGGACCTGCTGATGCAGCAGGACGAGGACATCGCCGAGCAGCTCGACGCGGAGCGCTTCGCCGCCGAGGAGGCGGCCCGGATCGCCGAGGTGGAGGCGGCCATCGCCTCCGGCGCGGTCGCCGACTGA
- a CDS encoding ATP-dependent Clp protease ATP-binding subunit, translating to MFERFTDRARRVVVLAQEEARMLNHNYIGTEHILLGLIHEGEGVAAKALESLGISLEAVRQQVEEIIGQGQQAPSGHIPFTPRAKKVLELSLREALQLGHNYIGTEHILLGLIREGEGVAAQVLVKLGADLNRVRQQVIQLLSGYQGGGKESATAGGPAEGTPSTSLVLDQFGRNLTQAAREAKLDPVIGREKEIERVMQVLSRRTKNNPVLIGEPGVGKTAVVEGLAQAIVKGEVPETLKDKQLYTLDLGALVAGSRYRGDFEERLKKVLKEIRTRGDIILFIDELHTLVGAGAAEGAIDAASILKPMLARGELQTIGATTLDEYRKHLEKDAALERRFQPIQVAEPSLAHTIEILKGLRDRYEAHHRVSITDAALVAAATLADRYISDRFLPDKAIDLIDEAGSRMRIRRMTAPPDLREFDEKIADVRREKESAIDAQDFEKAASLRDNEKQLLQAKAKREKEWKAGDMDVVAEVDEELIAEVLATATGIPVFKLTEEESSRLLRMEDELHKRVIGQKDAIKALSQAIRRTRAGLKDPKRPGGSFIFAGPSGVGKTELSKTLAEFLFGDEDALIQLDMSEFSEKHTVSRLFGSPPGYVGYEEGGQLTEKVRRKPFSVVLFDEVEKAHPDIFNSLLQILEDGRLTDSQGRVVDFKNTVIIMTTNLGTRDISKGFNLGFAAQGDVSTGYERMKAKVGEELKQHFRPEFLNRVDDIVVFHQLSEEDIIQIVDLMAAKVDDRLKDRDMGLELTPAAKSLLAKRGYDPILGARPLRRTIQREIEDVLSEKILFGELRAGHIVLVDVEGEGKTAKFTFVGADKSPIADTPPVAAGPDLTKG from the coding sequence ATGTTCGAGAGGTTCACCGACCGCGCGCGGCGGGTTGTCGTCCTGGCTCAGGAAGAAGCCCGGATGCTCAACCACAACTACATCGGCACTGAGCACATCCTCCTGGGTCTGATCCACGAGGGTGAGGGTGTCGCCGCTAAGGCCCTGGAGAGCCTCGGGATTTCGCTCGAGGCGGTCCGCCAGCAGGTTGAGGAGATCATCGGGCAGGGGCAGCAGGCCCCGTCCGGCCACATCCCCTTCACTCCTCGGGCGAAGAAGGTCCTGGAGCTGTCGCTCCGGGAGGCCCTCCAGCTCGGCCACAACTACATCGGGACCGAGCACATCCTGCTCGGCCTCATCCGTGAGGGCGAGGGCGTGGCCGCCCAGGTCCTCGTGAAGCTCGGCGCCGACCTGAACCGGGTCCGGCAGCAGGTCATCCAGCTGCTGTCCGGCTACCAGGGCGGCGGCAAGGAGTCGGCCACGGCCGGGGGCCCGGCCGAGGGCACTCCCTCGACCTCGCTGGTCCTCGACCAGTTCGGCCGCAACCTGACCCAGGCGGCCCGCGAAGCCAAGCTCGACCCGGTGATCGGGCGCGAGAAGGAGATCGAGCGGGTCATGCAGGTGCTGTCCCGCCGCACCAAGAACAACCCGGTGCTGATCGGCGAGCCCGGCGTCGGCAAGACCGCCGTCGTCGAGGGCCTGGCCCAGGCCATCGTCAAGGGCGAGGTCCCGGAGACGCTGAAGGACAAGCAGCTCTACACCCTCGACCTGGGCGCCCTGGTCGCCGGCTCCCGCTACCGCGGTGACTTCGAGGAGCGCCTCAAGAAGGTGCTCAAGGAGATCCGCACCCGCGGCGACATCATCCTGTTCATCGACGAACTGCACACCCTGGTGGGTGCGGGCGCCGCCGAGGGCGCGATCGACGCGGCCAGCATCCTCAAGCCCATGCTGGCCCGGGGCGAGCTGCAGACCATCGGCGCGACCACGCTGGACGAGTACCGCAAGCACCTGGAGAAGGACGCCGCGCTGGAGCGCCGCTTCCAGCCGATCCAGGTGGCCGAGCCCTCGCTGGCGCACACCATCGAGATCCTCAAGGGTCTGCGCGACCGCTACGAGGCGCACCACCGGGTGTCCATCACGGACGCCGCGCTGGTCGCCGCCGCGACGCTGGCGGACCGCTACATCTCGGACCGCTTCCTCCCCGACAAGGCGATCGACCTCATCGACGAGGCCGGCTCGCGGATGCGCATCCGCCGCATGACCGCGCCGCCGGACCTGCGCGAGTTCGACGAGAAGATCGCCGACGTGCGCCGGGAGAAGGAGTCCGCGATCGACGCGCAGGACTTCGAGAAGGCCGCTTCGCTCCGCGACAACGAGAAGCAGCTCCTGCAGGCCAAGGCCAAGCGGGAGAAGGAGTGGAAGGCCGGCGACATGGACGTCGTCGCCGAGGTGGACGAGGAGCTGATCGCCGAGGTCCTGGCGACGGCCACCGGCATCCCGGTCTTCAAGCTCACCGAGGAGGAGTCCTCCCGGCTGCTGCGCATGGAGGACGAGCTGCACAAGCGCGTCATCGGCCAGAAGGACGCCATCAAGGCGCTCTCCCAGGCCATCCGGCGCACCCGTGCGGGCCTCAAGGACCCGAAGCGCCCCGGCGGCTCGTTCATCTTCGCCGGCCCCTCCGGCGTCGGTAAGACCGAGCTGTCCAAGACGCTGGCGGAGTTCCTCTTCGGCGACGAGGACGCGCTGATCCAGCTCGACATGTCCGAGTTCAGCGAGAAGCACACGGTCTCCCGACTGTTCGGCTCGCCTCCCGGCTACGTCGGGTACGAGGAGGGCGGCCAGCTGACCGAGAAGGTCCGCCGGAAGCCGTTCTCGGTGGTCCTCTTCGACGAGGTCGAGAAGGCCCACCCGGACATCTTCAACTCGCTGCTGCAGATCCTGGAGGACGGTCGGCTGACCGACAGCCAGGGCCGGGTGGTGGACTTCAAGAACACCGTCATCATCATGACCACCAACCTCGGCACCCGGGACATCTCCAAGGGCTTCAACCTGGGCTTCGCCGCCCAGGGCGACGTCTCCACCGGGTACGAGCGGATGAAGGCCAAGGTCGGCGAGGAGCTGAAGCAGCACTTCCGCCCCGAGTTCCTGAACCGCGTGGACGACATCGTGGTGTTCCACCAGCTGTCCGAGGAAGACATCATCCAGATCGTCGACCTCATGGCCGCCAAGGTGGACGACCGGCTCAAGGACCGCGACATGGGCCTGGAGCTGACCCCGGCCGCCAAGTCGCTGCTGGCCAAGCGCGGCTACGACCCGATCCTGGGCGCCCGGCCGCTGCGCCGGACCATCCAGCGCGAGATCGAGGACGTCCTCTCGGAGAAGATCCTCTTCGGCGAGCTGCGGGCCGGGCACATCGTCCTGGTCGACGTCGAGGGCGAGGGCAAGACGGCGAAGTTCACCTTCGTCGGCGCCGACAAGTCGCCGATCGCGGACACCCCGCCGGTGGCCGCGGGCCCGGATCTCACCAAGGGCTGA
- a CDS encoding Lsr2 family protein: MAQKVQVLLVDDLEGGEADETVTFALDGVAYEIDLTHENAGKLRELLAPYTAGGRKQSGRVSAVRGGRARAPRPVGGNPDTAKIRAWAKEEGYDVNDRGRVPSHLREAYEKAHG, from the coding sequence GTGGCGCAGAAGGTCCAGGTCCTTCTTGTCGACGATCTCGAGGGCGGAGAGGCGGACGAGACCGTGACGTTCGCTCTCGACGGGGTTGCCTACGAGATCGATCTCACTCATGAGAATGCAGGCAAGCTGCGCGAGCTGCTCGCCCCCTACACGGCAGGCGGCCGCAAGCAGAGCGGGCGCGTCAGTGCCGTCCGCGGCGGCCGCGCCCGCGCGCCGCGCCCCGTCGGGGGCAACCCGGACACGGCGAAGATCCGCGCCTGGGCCAAGGAGGAGGGCTACGACGTGAACGACCGCGGCCGGGTGCCCAGCCACCTCCGCGAGGCGTACGAGAAGGCCCACGGCTGA
- a CDS encoding amino-acid N-acetyltransferase: protein MEVTIRRARTSDVRAVRRLVDGYARERILLNKPTVTLFESVQEFWVAERDDDAEVVACGALHVMWEDLAEVRTLAVDPACRGTGIGHVLLEKLISTARWIGVRRIFCLTFEVDFFSKHGFSEIGSTPVDGDVYEELRRSYDEGVAEFLDLERVKPNTLGNTRMLLHL from the coding sequence ATGGAGGTCACCATCCGCCGGGCGCGGACGAGCGATGTACGGGCAGTGCGCCGACTGGTTGACGGCTACGCGCGCGAACGAATCCTGTTGAACAAGCCGACGGTCACGCTCTTTGAATCCGTACAGGAGTTCTGGGTCGCCGAACGGGACGACGACGCCGAGGTCGTGGCCTGCGGCGCGCTCCATGTGATGTGGGAAGATCTGGCCGAGGTGCGCACCCTGGCGGTCGATCCGGCCTGCCGCGGGACCGGTATCGGGCACGTCCTGCTGGAGAAGCTCATCTCCACCGCACGCTGGATCGGTGTGCGCCGGATTTTCTGCCTCACCTTTGAGGTCGACTTCTTCAGCAAACACGGCTTCAGTGAGATCGGCTCCACGCCGGTCGACGGCGACGTGTACGAGGAGCTGCGGCGCAGCTACGACGAGGGCGTCGCGGAGTTCCTCGACCTGGAACGGGTGAAGCCGAACACCTTGGGCAACACCCGGATGCTCTTGCATCTCTGA
- a CDS encoding BlaI/MecI/CopY family transcriptional regulator, producing MARRLGELENEVMSRLWQWNRPVTVREVLEDLLQERELAYTTVMTVMDKLFQKGWLRREQEGRAFRYEPVSSREAYTAALMNDAWATSDNPAAALVHFFGMMSPEQQEALRDALRVVAPQLSEQPPEEAPEQSVEPPAEEAAEQPAEEEPGPGPDIPEQPGG from the coding sequence ATGGCACGCCGGCTCGGTGAACTTGAGAACGAGGTGATGTCCCGCCTCTGGCAGTGGAATCGCCCGGTGACGGTTCGTGAGGTTCTTGAGGATCTGCTCCAGGAACGCGAACTCGCCTACACCACGGTCATGACCGTGATGGACAAGTTGTTCCAGAAGGGATGGCTCCGCCGGGAACAGGAGGGGCGGGCCTTCCGTTATGAGCCGGTTTCCTCACGGGAGGCTTATACGGCCGCCCTGATGAACGACGCGTGGGCGACGAGTGACAACCCGGCGGCGGCTCTGGTGCACTTCTTCGGGATGATGTCCCCGGAACAGCAGGAAGCGCTCCGCGACGCATTGCGGGTGGTCGCCCCGCAGCTGTCCGAACAGCCCCCGGAAGAGGCGCCCGAACAGTCGGTCGAGCCCCCCGCCGAAGAGGCCGCCGAGCAGCCCGCCGAAGAAGAGCCCGGCCCGGGACCGGATATCCCGGAGCAGCCGGGCGGCTGA
- the lysX gene encoding bifunctional lysylphosphatidylglycerol synthetase/lysine--tRNA ligase LysX, whose amino-acid sequence MTDQTPVPAADDLPEQMRVRREKLERLRASGVDPYPVGFPRTTTLADLRAAHPDLAADVATGERAGVTGRVVLSRPGGKLCFATLRDGTADLQVMLSLDRLGADSLASWKADIDLGDHVGVEGEVITSKRGELSIMVDRWALTAKCLRPLPDKHKGLTDPEARVRQRYVDLIVNPEARELLYLRSKVVRSVRRTYEERGFTEVETPMMQPVHGGANARPFRTHINAYDMDLFMRIAPELYLKRLAVGGAEKIFEINRNFRNEGADSTHNPEFTMLESYEAYGDYDTQAELIRATIINAARDALGTTVIRGVDPHGVEHEIDLAEPWAEITVYGGISEKLGTEITPDSTVEELRKLADAAGVPYEKKWGHGQIVLEMVERLLEEDAIKPTFIRDYPTEVSPLTRQHRSNPGVAEKWDLMIFGTEIGTGYSELVDPVEQRARLTAQSLLAAGGDVDAMQLDEDFLRALEFAMPPTGGLGMGVDRLIMLLTGKNIRETLLFPLVKPDSQG is encoded by the coding sequence GTGACTGATCAGACCCCCGTGCCAGCAGCTGATGACCTCCCCGAGCAGATGCGGGTGCGCCGCGAGAAGCTGGAGCGCCTGCGCGCCTCCGGCGTCGACCCGTACCCGGTGGGCTTCCCCCGGACGACGACCCTCGCCGACCTCCGCGCCGCCCACCCCGACCTGGCGGCGGACGTCGCCACCGGCGAGCGCGCCGGGGTCACCGGCCGCGTCGTGCTCAGCCGGCCCGGCGGCAAGCTGTGCTTCGCCACCCTCCGCGACGGCACCGCCGACCTCCAGGTGATGCTGTCCCTGGACCGGCTCGGCGCCGACAGCCTGGCCTCCTGGAAGGCCGACATCGACCTGGGCGACCACGTCGGCGTCGAGGGCGAGGTCATCACCTCCAAGCGCGGCGAGCTGTCGATCATGGTGGACCGCTGGGCGCTCACCGCGAAGTGCCTGCGCCCGCTGCCCGACAAGCACAAGGGGCTGACCGACCCGGAGGCCCGGGTCCGGCAGCGCTACGTCGACCTGATCGTCAACCCCGAGGCGCGGGAGCTGCTCTACCTGCGCAGCAAGGTCGTCCGCTCGGTCCGCCGCACCTACGAGGAGCGCGGCTTCACCGAGGTCGAGACGCCGATGATGCAGCCGGTCCACGGCGGCGCCAACGCGCGCCCGTTCCGGACCCACATCAACGCGTACGACATGGACCTGTTCATGCGGATCGCGCCGGAGCTGTACCTCAAGCGGCTGGCGGTCGGCGGCGCGGAGAAGATCTTCGAGATCAACCGCAACTTCCGCAACGAGGGCGCGGACTCCACGCACAACCCCGAATTCACCATGCTGGAGTCGTACGAGGCGTACGGCGACTACGACACCCAGGCCGAGCTGATCCGCGCCACGATCATCAACGCCGCCCGGGACGCGCTGGGCACCACGGTGATCCGGGGCGTGGACCCGCACGGGGTGGAGCACGAGATCGACCTGGCCGAGCCCTGGGCCGAGATCACCGTCTACGGCGGCATCTCGGAGAAGCTCGGCACCGAGATCACCCCGGACAGCACCGTCGAGGAGCTGCGCAAGCTGGCCGACGCGGCCGGCGTCCCCTACGAGAAGAAGTGGGGCCACGGGCAGATCGTGCTGGAGATGGTCGAGCGGCTGCTGGAGGAGGACGCGATCAAGCCGACCTTCATCCGGGACTACCCGACCGAGGTCTCCCCGCTCACCCGGCAGCACCGGAGCAACCCCGGGGTCGCCGAGAAGTGGGATCTGATGATCTTCGGCACCGAGATCGGCACCGGCTACTCCGAGCTGGTCGACCCGGTCGAGCAGCGGGCCCGGCTCACCGCGCAGTCGCTGCTCGCGGCCGGCGGCGACGTGGACGCCATGCAGCTGGACGAGGACTTCCTGCGGGCGCTGGAGTTCGCCATGCCGCCCACCGGCGGCCTTGGCATGGGCGTGGACCGGCTGATCATGCTGCTGACCGGCAAGAACATCCGCGAGACGCTGCTGTTCCCGCTGGTGAAGCCGGACAGCCAGGGCTGA